taacattttactATGCATTATTTCTTTtccaatttcaaaattttgattttactaTCATTATTCAATTGTTTTGAGAAAAATTGCTATTTATTTTTTGGAATACTATTATTAATGGCACTGAgatttttgaggtgttacatgctatgtatgaattttattcgatttttttattttttctgttgTTATATTTATACTGATTTGATTttaggcataatgatttatttgaccgtccaactttataaaaaaatttaatttaaccctccatttaatttttcatctcttttagaccttaaatttatattatttattaaatcaccccaaaatggatggaaaaattaatgtttattaacttTGCAGACATGACAGTCCACATGTGTGTcatattagtaattaattaattatattatttattttttaaaaaattaattaattactaacgcGAAATACACGTGAACTGTcatgtcagcaaagttaacaaatattaaaattttcatcatttagGGATAATTTGATAAGCAATTCAAGTTCAAAGACTAAAAGAGACGACAAactaaataaatagttaaaataatttttcatatagAATTAGAGGGCCAGAAAAATTATTATACCTTGATTGTATATTATAATTGTTTGAAACATACACATATACTCTATTAATAATAAACCTTTCAAAGATGTACATTTAAAATCAAGAAAAGTATTCTAACTTGTGTTGGAGATTTCATTAAGGTTTTCTCAagatcatattttcatttatactTCTGTACACCATGTTTTGATTGCAGTAAGAGAAAAGAAAGTTAAGTAAGTTAAacagaaattatttttctttcccttgtTTGGACAACACATTTTTTTCGTGAGAATCcctcactttcacttatttatcCTTATTTTTTAATACCCAATCCGGCGAGGTGAGAGGAAAAGaagattaataattttttatttattaaatgtcatttttattcttttatttattttttgattactttttttttactttgaattttcTCTATTTAATGCattgaaaatattttcttattactTTGTTGTGAATGGttgtattttttcaaaaaaaaaaaagttacattCTTCTGAATTATTACAACTTTTTCAAGTATATTAGAActctttttacattttaactttGTATCAAATTGATAAActatcaaaattattttctacATATTTGAATTGTTAAGACTCTTTATTTTTTAACAGTTTGTATCAAATTaatttacactttttttttaattaaaacttgtAATTATCATTTTATGAAGAACattaattttataacttaatttaattattacatgTTACTTAAGTAAggttataattaaaaaaactatttaaacatttattttattaatttcagaAATAATATTTGCTTATTTTCTTTTAACCTTCCTTTCCTTTATTTTTGATTACCCAAAAATtcaagggaaataaccgaagtgAGGCAGTTTAAGCGTTTGATGAAATCATGAGTTATATAATCTTATTCTTCttcaaaacttgaaatttcaTTAATACAAAATGTGacattttttgataatttctctATCTTGAATTCCAGCTTTCAGCTGTTTACATAAAACAccatatgtatacatataataatGATACAAGTAAAAGCAGCAGATAATGCTAAAGAATACAGTGTTAAATGAAAATTGTGGTAATCAAGTTGATTTTCTGGAGGGTAACATTAAACCAAGAAATCGGTATCCGAAAGTTCAAGGACCTTGTGAGCACCAATGGGGTCTACTCCGGGCCGGAACCCGTTCCCTTCAATATACCTGGAATTGGCATAAAGAAAGGGGTTAGATATTTGTTTCTTGTAACTGCCTACTTTTGTATGTAAATTAAGTGATGAAAACCACTCACAGTTCTTTCAAGAAAGGATGCTTATAGAGTGCATTCGGAATTCTGCCTGAGAATTGGTTATGATCCAAGTACCTGTTATCGTCGACGATTGAGACCACATGTTAAATATCGCAAGAATGTATGCATTCATGCAAAACCCGTATTTCATAAGTTAAACATGAAAAAGAGTCCGTATTTCTAAGTCAAACTAGACTCAAGTGTGTTAGAAAATCTCACAAATATGTTAGCTTCGGAATATCGGCGACTGCCGTTGGTATCACTCCAGACATCTTGTTGTATGAAAGGTATCTGAAaccaataaaaagaaagtaaagaaaaaaaaaaagccgAAGAgtctcataaaatacaaaatcAATATATTATTGTTACTTACAATATCTCCAAATTTGTCACATTTGCGAGCTGAGCCGGAACTCCTCCGGTCAAATAATTGTTATTCAGATATCTGCATCAAATGCAAGCCTTAAGCAACTTTGAATCGGATCACATGGAAAAACAAATCATTGCACAAAAATAATGGATGAGATCCATAGCACATTAACCAACTAAATATAACATACAGATTTCGTAGAACTGGGAAGCAGCCTTCAATACGAATAAGCTCCCGAATGGTACCAACCAAATGGTTATTACCAACATCCCTGGAGAAACAAACACAATCGTTTGgcttaataatgaaaaaaaaaaaaaagttttcataGAAAGGTAAAGCAAATAGCAGACAGTATGCTTACAAGTGCCTAAGGTTTTGTAAAGTGCCCAATTCGGGTGGAATTCGCCCAGTGAAACGGTTTTCTTGAAGATAGAGATAACGGAGCTCGGGTAGATTTGCAAGCTCTTTCGGGATCTCGCCCTTAAAATTATTAAAGCTCAATGACCTGAAGAAAGTTCACTTAGATATTCCCGAACTCATTCCAAAATGCAAGCACATAAAATCACATTCAACACTGAGAGAGATACTTTGGGAAATATAAGAAGAAAATACTCACAGATGGGCTAGTTTTTTAAGCTCCCCAATCTCCGGAGGAAGGACATCTTGGAGCTTATTCCACCTCAAATTTCTGTGCAATTCATAGAAGTTGGTCATTGGAAATTAAAAGAAACATATTCTTGGatgaaaaataatgatattttgaagaaaataaattgtttttgtCAATAATTTTATCTGCCATTTATGGAAATGAATGGTGCGTTTTTTAAATATTGGTCTAGATATCACAACAGGATTAATATCCAATAATGAAGCTTGGATCAACCGATGATTATAATGTAGCAAACTGTGGACATGGTTCTGATATTTTTATACAACATGCCTACGTTGCTCCAactctattttattaatttatttattttttatgtactgTGTCCAACCCATTTTCGTAAACAAGTATAGAGATATGACCCTCCAAAAAAATGGAAAAcctaagaaaaaaaaggaaaaattaaacaTATCCATGCCAGGCACATACCCGTATCTGACACTTACACTAGAATCCGAGTAACATAGTAGCATGCTATAACCTAGCTGGTTTGCATGGTATACTTCAGAGCAATTACTTCACTAACAATAAAGACCTGGAAACCATAATTGCTTCACTTATGGCAAATTGCAATATAAGTATGTGAAATGAGTCAATTCATACAGATATTTGGAGAGAGTTACTCTAAAGTCGTCCACATAACAGTATAACAAAGAAGAAAACTTACAACATTCTAAGTCGTCTTAGCCGGCCAATTTGTGGAGGAATTGGGCCAGTCAGCTTGTTGTTATGGAGATCCCTGTCACATTAGAAAGGTCAAGAAGGAAAAATAGTTCCACTTAGAAATCTGAAAGCTAAAACATCTACATGATAACCCATCTACACGATTATGATattttgtgtgtgtgtatatatatgtactttTTAGTTAGTGAGAACCAAATACTAAGGTACCATAGGACagattatttcattatttcaggGGATCGTAATTTATGTAAATGTTGAAAGCATTGATTTCGAATGAGTGATGTACAAGTTGTGCACATGAACTTATACAGACATGCAAATATGCATCAGGCATAGCAAGGTGATAGAGGCAGGTGAGAAGATTATGGGGACGTTATAAAAAAGACTCCATGCTTGCATCAAGCTTTTGAGTTATTGAgggtttttttcttcaatttttatgCCAATCTCATCTGCATGTTCTATGGACCAAAAGCATGAAATAACACCCAAGTACATGCAACATTCTAACTCCTAAAAACCATGGTTTTAAAAATAGGACTAGTGGTTGAACTAATCAGACCACTTATTCCCGGTTTGACCGCCTGTCCGGTTTTAATTAACTGAATTATTAGaaattcataataatttttaataaaattatttaaaaaattataaaaccggTTCAAGCACTGATTCAACCAGTTCTTTATCTTGGTTCAATCGGTCCTGAGTGGTTCGCTTAAGAGCCAGTTCAAACCCTTTGTCAGACCGGTATATTGGCCGGTTTCTGTTCTGACCAGTAGGTCCAGCCCGCTTCCAACAACCATGCTAAAATCTCCAAAATGAATTTATGGGCATCGGACTTGATCCAAGTTCGTGTTAACAAGGGATCTGATTACCATTTCGGAGCAcagtcaagaaaaaaaaaagaacttgtTTCTTTTCACATCTGGGAAACAAATATTTTAGCTTACTACATGAGAAAGAGTGAACTCACAATCTTGTTAAATCCAATAAATTAGTTACAGCAATAGGAAAAGGACCAATGATGGATACTGCATAGACTTCCCTGtaaaagaaaatagtaataataacaattCAAGGTCAGGGACTCAGGGTCAATACAAGCCAACAGAATAACATACAATAGTGAATCAAGGCAGAAAAGTAGCCACTTGAATATCTTTCAAGTAGCCTCTAAAATGAGATAAGATACAAATCGGGAAAAAAAACACATAGAATGAGAAACCAAAAAGTGTTTGAATTCAATCATGGCAGAACAGTATTAACCTTGGCATCTTTCCCCCAATCCGTAATGTAAGATATAACATAAATGTGAATGAAACATAGAATGTTGAATCAACGGCGAAATACATTTGCATTGTTCATTAGATAAACAAAGGCATTAGAATTCAATCATGGCAGAGCAGTATTCATTTTGGCATCTTCCCCCCAAACCGTAACATAAGATATAGATACAAGTTGGAATGAAATATAGAACAAGAATCAATAGCAAAAGGCATTTGCATTGTTCATTAGATGGCATTTGTGAAGCAAAGACACGTCCCTTTCACTAATAAGCATATTAAGCAAAAACAGAATGCATAGCAGATATGATACATACAGTTCAGTAACAACTCTATAGTCTCCTTGAGTCGAACATGTTACACCAGACCAAGGCGGTAAATCACCATCACCACAAGGATCGTCCCCGATCCATGCATATACAACTCTCCATCCAAGTGATGCTTTTATCTCATTTAAGGCTTTTACTGCAATAAAACTAACCAAATATCAACACATTGCATCAAAACATATTTATGctctattttaattttcttaatgaaGATAgcttcaattttcacaaaatctgcAGTAACAATAAACATCAGATATCCCAAAAACCAACTTTAAATTTCTAATTGATCAATTTAAGCTGCTCCAGAAGAATTCAAGCTAAATGAGTAGTGTGTTAAAAGTTGGCTAAAAAAGATGAAAACACAAGTGAATAACCAAGCAGAGCACAATTACCAAAAGAAACAGTTAGTTTGGACCCAAAAGAACATTGGGGATTTtactttatataaaaaatgacATTCATGGTaaacttttttttccttctatatcaacatttctagccatattttc
The Gossypium hirsutum isolate 1008001.06 chromosome A07, Gossypium_hirsutum_v2.1, whole genome shotgun sequence genome window above contains:
- the LOC107943823 gene encoding DNA damage-repair/toleration protein DRT100, translating into MLPKMVSLWPLTLICFLAFSVSITHSKTLKRDVKALNEIKASLGWRVVYAWIGDDPCGDGDLPPWSGVTCSTQGDYRVVTELEVYAVSIIGPFPIAVTNLLDLTRLDLHNNKLTGPIPPQIGRLRRLRMLNLRWNKLQDVLPPEIGELKKLAHLSLSFNNFKGEIPKELANLPELRYLYLQENRFTGRIPPELGTLQNLRHLDVGNNHLVGTIRELIRIEGCFPVLRNLYLNNNYLTGGVPAQLANVTNLEILYLSYNKMSGVIPTAVADIPKLTYLYLDHNQFSGRIPNALYKHPFLKELYIEGNGFRPGVDPIGAHKVLELSDTDFLV